In Clostridia bacterium, a genomic segment contains:
- a CDS encoding protein kinase: MDKYLGVRLDNRYEIREVIGVGGMAVVYKAYDRFAERNVAVKILKDEFAEDEEFRRRFKNESRAIAMFSHPNIVSIYDVGSGDGPQYIVMEYINGITLQQYIDVKKVLPLHDAIAIMEQTLKGIQHAHERGVVHRDLKPQNIMLLEDGTVKVTDFGIARMASVDTKTMSEMALGSVHYISPEQASGNETDFKADIYSLGAIFYVLTTGKFPFDGDTPFSIALQHVQKQPDNPRMINDTIPIGVDQIIMKAMQKSPENRFASAADMIKDIQAVKNDPDVVFDYDLVDDSAKTRYFGKIKPEDNGKSKKTPSFVPILIAITAVLVIAAIILVVLIAKNKGGTDFVVPDFKGKYYSDIVNDPQYTNKFIFIEQNKVWDDEYEEGQIISQQPKDGTQVSEGHRIYLTVSKGVQKVDVPDVAQLSYQAAKAEIQKLNLTCVEEKKSVDDVPEGLVIGTSPKIGTPVKVGEEITVYVSTGPVVSPVEIVNVVGLTEAEAEKKLKDAGLDKGVVTTAASEKPAGTVIAQNPDKGTLNQGDKVDLTISDGTLAIKEVKYTFEVPEIYKDYTSFNVDIYTVKEKSGEKESVLRLVDVNYNSDRVKNGIQVTFTGHSGTKEWVFRINEDVIKQGKVNFDNGTVSFN; encoded by the coding sequence ATGGATAAATATCTCGGAGTAAGATTAGATAACAGATACGAGATACGCGAAGTCATCGGCGTCGGCGGAATGGCCGTTGTTTATAAGGCCTACGATCGTTTTGCCGAGAGAAACGTTGCGGTAAAGATACTCAAGGATGAATTCGCGGAGGACGAGGAGTTCAGACGCCGCTTCAAGAACGAATCCAGAGCGATAGCGATGTTCTCGCATCCGAATATCGTCAGCATATACGACGTCGGTTCCGGTGACGGGCCGCAGTATATCGTTATGGAGTATATCAACGGCATAACGCTCCAGCAGTACATCGATGTGAAGAAGGTCCTCCCGCTGCATGACGCGATAGCTATTATGGAGCAGACTCTCAAGGGCATACAGCACGCTCATGAGAGGGGAGTCGTTCACAGGGATCTGAAGCCCCAGAACATTATGCTGCTTGAAGACGGCACCGTCAAGGTCACCGACTTCGGCATCGCGCGCATGGCGTCTGTCGATACGAAGACGATGAGTGAAATGGCGCTCGGCTCCGTGCACTATATCAGTCCGGAGCAGGCCTCCGGCAACGAGACGGATTTCAAAGCGGATATCTATTCGCTCGGCGCAATCTTTTACGTTCTTACGACCGGTAAGTTCCCGTTTGACGGCGATACGCCCTTTTCCATCGCGCTGCAGCACGTCCAGAAGCAGCCGGACAACCCCAGGATGATCAATGACACGATTCCAATAGGGGTCGATCAGATCATTATGAAGGCGATGCAGAAGTCGCCCGAAAACAGATTCGCTTCCGCCGCCGATATGATAAAGGATATCCAGGCGGTCAAAAACGATCCGGACGTTGTTTTCGATTACGACCTGGTTGATGATTCCGCAAAGACCCGCTACTTCGGCAAAATCAAGCCGGAAGATAACGGAAAGTCAAAAAAGACTCCGTCTTTTGTGCCGATACTGATCGCGATAACCGCGGTGCTGGTCATTGCCGCGATAATACTCGTCGTGCTTATTGCCAAAAACAAGGGCGGCACCGATTTTGTCGTGCCGGACTTCAAGGGCAAGTACTACAGCGATATCGTCAACGATCCGCAGTACACAAACAAATTTATCTTTATCGAGCAGAACAAAGTCTGGGACGACGAATACGAAGAGGGGCAGATAATTTCGCAGCAGCCGAAAGACGGCACGCAGGTTTCCGAAGGCCACCGCATCTATCTGACGGTCAGCAAGGGCGTGCAGAAGGTGGATGTTCCTGACGTTGCGCAGCTTTCGTATCAGGCGGCAAAAGCGGAGATACAGAAGCTCAACCTCACCTGTGTCGAGGAGAAAAAATCCGTCGACGACGTACCGGAGGGGCTTGTCATAGGAACGAGCCCGAAGATCGGAACTCCGGTAAAAGTCGGCGAGGAGATAACGGTATACGTAAGCACAGGTCCGGTAGTCAGTCCCGTTGAAATAGTCAACGTCGTCGGACTTACCGAGGCAGAGGCGGAGAAGAAGCTGAAGGACGCCGGACTTGACAAGGGCGTTGTTACGACGGCCGCCTCCGAAAAGCCCGCCGGCACCGTCATCGCCCAGAATCCCGATAAGGGCACGCTCAATCAGGGAGACAAGGTCGATCTTACGATCTCCGACGGCACGCTCGCGATAAAAGAAGTCAAATACACCTTCGAAGTCCCGGAAATTTATAAGGATTACACGAGCTTCAACGTGGATATATATACAGTCAAGGAAAAGTCCGGCGAGAAGGAGTCCGTGCTGCGCCTCGTTGACGTAAATTATAACTCCGACCGCGTCAAAAACGGTATTCAGGTCACGTTTACCGGTCACAGCGGAACGAAGGAATGGGTCTTCAGGATAAATGAAGACGTCATTAAACAGGGCAAAGTCAATTTCGATAACGGCACTGTCAGTTTTAATTAA
- a CDS encoding Stp1/IreP family PP2C-type Ser/Thr phosphatase — protein MRVYGASDIGLVRKENQDAFIMGEGENFAYAVVCDGMGGANGGAVASDIAADIVAKRISVAEKNSDLKYVLFSAIDAANLAVYEKSKEIDTLEGMGTTIVAAVVRNGTLYLVHAGDSRAYLFNGTELEQLTRDHSVVQELLESGELTPDQAQNYPNKNLITRALGVAPLLEADYTEYYLPKNYSILLCTDGVTNLIDGAELAGFMEKPPDEAVNEIIALAVERGGTDNATAVIISGNSMEGSING, from the coding sequence GTGCGGGTATACGGAGCAAGCGACATCGGGCTTGTCCGAAAGGAAAACCAGGATGCCTTCATAATGGGCGAAGGTGAAAACTTCGCATACGCCGTGGTTTGCGACGGAATGGGCGGGGCCAACGGCGGCGCCGTTGCGTCCGATATCGCCGCTGATATAGTCGCGAAGCGTATTTCCGTTGCGGAAAAGAACTCTGATCTGAAGTACGTGCTTTTTTCCGCGATAGACGCCGCCAACCTCGCGGTCTATGAAAAGTCGAAGGAAATCGACACCCTCGAGGGAATGGGAACGACGATCGTTGCCGCTGTGGTAAGAAACGGAACGCTTTACCTTGTGCACGCCGGCGATTCCCGCGCCTATCTTTTCAACGGCACGGAGCTCGAGCAGTTGACGCGCGACCATTCCGTCGTGCAGGAGCTGCTTGAAAGCGGCGAGCTCACACCGGATCAGGCGCAGAACTATCCGAACAAAAATCTTATCACTCGGGCGCTCGGCGTCGCGCCGCTGCTCGAAGCGGATTACACCGAATACTATTTGCCGAAGAACTATTCCATACTTCTCTGCACGGACGGGGTGACGAACCTCATAGACGGAGCCGAACTTGCCGGCTTTATGGAAAAGCCGCCGGACGAAGCCGTTAATGAAATCATCGCTCTTGCCGTTGAGCGCGGCGGAACGGATAACGCTACCGCGGTCATTATCAGCGGAAATTCAATGGAGGGGTCAATCAATGGATAA
- the rlmN gene encoding 23S rRNA (adenine(2503)-C(2))-methyltransferase RlmN: protein MTDIKALTFEELTALLAAEGCESYRTAQIFRWLYNDRVASFAEMTNLSAKLRGRLGELFFISKPEILRSQVSSDGETAKLLYGLADGNAVETVLMKYKHGNTVCISTQAGCRMGCRFCASTKRGLKRNLSVSEMLDQIIFTERQFCVKISNIVLMGTGEPLDNFDNVVKFISMATDERCLGLSIRGISISTCGLVERIKQLREMRLGLTLSLSLHAPNDEIRRRIMPVAAKYEMRELLAETKEYADYTKRRVAIEYTLIKGLNDSDENARELASRLRGMMVHVNLIPLNPSDECEWERPSPARINAFLNVLERERISATVRRELGTDIDAACGQLRLRFENEEKRADA from the coding sequence ATGACGGATATCAAAGCTTTGACATTTGAAGAGCTGACGGCGCTGCTTGCCGCCGAGGGCTGCGAAAGCTACCGGACGGCGCAGATTTTTCGCTGGCTTTATAATGACAGAGTCGCTTCTTTCGCGGAAATGACTAACCTTTCGGCAAAGCTTCGCGGTCGCCTCGGAGAACTGTTCTTCATATCGAAGCCCGAGATACTGCGCTCGCAGGTCTCTTCGGACGGCGAGACCGCGAAACTGCTTTACGGTCTCGCGGACGGAAACGCCGTCGAAACGGTACTTATGAAGTACAAACACGGCAACACCGTATGCATTTCCACTCAGGCCGGATGCCGTATGGGCTGCCGTTTCTGCGCTTCGACAAAGCGCGGACTGAAACGGAATCTTTCCGTTTCGGAAATGCTCGACCAAATAATCTTTACAGAGAGACAATTTTGTGTTAAAATATCTAATATAGTTTTAATGGGTACCGGCGAGCCGCTGGATAACTTCGATAACGTAGTGAAATTCATATCTATGGCGACGGACGAACGCTGCCTTGGTTTGAGCATAAGGGGGATATCAATTTCGACCTGCGGGCTTGTCGAGCGGATAAAGCAGCTTCGCGAAATGCGGCTCGGACTGACGCTTTCTTTGTCGCTCCACGCGCCGAACGACGAGATCCGCCGCCGCATAATGCCGGTCGCCGCGAAGTACGAAATGCGCGAGCTGCTCGCCGAAACTAAAGAGTACGCGGATTATACGAAGCGCCGCGTCGCGATCGAATACACGCTCATAAAAGGGCTGAACGATTCAGACGAAAACGCGAGAGAGCTCGCTTCCAGACTCCGCGGAATGATGGTCCACGTCAATCTCATACCGCTGAATCCTTCCGATGAGTGCGAGTGGGAGAGACCGTCGCCGGCGCGGATAAACGCGTTTCTGAACGTCCTTGAGCGCGAGCGTATCAGCGCGACTGTCAGACGCGAACTCGGAACCGATATAGACGCCGCCTGCGGACAGCTGCGGCTGCGTTTTGAAAATGAAGAAAAGCGTGCGGACGCTTGA
- the rsmB gene encoding 16S rRNA (cytosine(967)-C(5))-methyltransferase RsmB codes for MTGARVCAYKVLKAVSVGGAFSPRALDAGIKAAELSEQDAALAANIVYGTLERESLLDAYIRRELTRKGKLRPELAVILRLSAYQILFCDKIPAYSAINEGVELAKSVDFHAGGFANAVLRNIDRHRDESVLPDAKADPVGYLSLRYSVENWIAEEWIKEYGFAAAEAILAASEGRPPLTIRANTLKTDAERLASLLEAEGVTTEKHPFISDMLTVSGTGGVDGLAAYRGGLFHVQDAASAFCCGVLGAQPGERVYDVCAAPGGKSFTAAEMMRNEGELRSFDISEKKVGLIREGTERLGIKILTAAVRDASKGDLPEADRVLCDVPCSGLGVIRKKPEIRRKRAMDVAELPKIQTAILENSARCVRKGGTLVYSTCTLLRAENEAVVEAFLAKNGGFEPLPFATPDGREDWRVTLRPDLNGTDGFFVARMVKI; via the coding sequence ATGACCGGTGCACGCGTCTGCGCCTATAAGGTGCTTAAAGCTGTTTCCGTGGGAGGCGCGTTTTCGCCCCGTGCGCTCGACGCCGGGATAAAGGCGGCTGAGCTTTCGGAACAGGACGCGGCGCTTGCCGCGAATATCGTATACGGAACGCTCGAGCGCGAGTCGCTGCTCGACGCGTACATACGGCGCGAACTGACGCGAAAGGGCAAGCTGCGTCCGGAGCTCGCCGTGATACTGCGGCTTTCCGCGTATCAGATACTCTTCTGCGACAAGATACCGGCGTATTCGGCGATAAACGAAGGCGTAGAGCTCGCCAAATCTGTCGATTTCCACGCCGGCGGATTTGCCAACGCCGTGCTGCGGAATATCGACCGCCACCGCGACGAAAGCGTTCTGCCGGACGCGAAAGCCGATCCGGTCGGATACCTTTCGCTTCGCTATTCCGTAGAGAACTGGATAGCGGAGGAATGGATAAAGGAATACGGCTTCGCCGCCGCTGAAGCGATACTCGCCGCGTCGGAGGGCAGACCTCCGCTGACGATCAGAGCAAACACGCTGAAAACCGACGCCGAACGCCTTGCGTCGTTGCTTGAGGCGGAGGGCGTGACGACGGAAAAACACCCGTTTATCTCCGATATGCTTACCGTTTCCGGAACCGGAGGCGTCGACGGACTCGCCGCCTACCGCGGCGGACTGTTTCACGTTCAGGACGCGGCGTCCGCGTTCTGCTGCGGAGTGCTCGGCGCGCAGCCGGGCGAACGCGTTTATGACGTCTGTGCCGCGCCGGGCGGCAAGAGCTTCACTGCCGCCGAAATGATGCGAAACGAGGGAGAACTTCGCTCCTTTGATATAAGCGAAAAGAAGGTCGGACTTATTCGCGAAGGCACGGAACGGCTCGGGATAAAAATTCTTACCGCCGCCGTCCGCGACGCGTCGAAGGGCGACCTGCCGGAAGCGGACAGAGTGCTTTGCGACGTGCCGTGCTCAGGGCTCGGCGTTATACGCAAGAAGCCGGAAATACGCCGCAAACGCGCCATGGACGTCGCGGAGTTGCCGAAGATACAGACTGCGATACTCGAAAACTCAGCCCGCTGCGTCCGTAAAGGCGGCACGCTCGTTTACTCCACCTGTACGCTGCTGCGTGCGGAGAATGAAGCGGTCGTCGAGGCGTTCCTGGCGAAAAACGGCGGTTTTGAGCCGCTTCCGTTTGCAACTCCCGACGGGAGAGAGGATTGGCGCGTCACGCTTCGCCCCGACTTGAACGGCACGGACGGATTTTTCGTTGCGAGAATGGTAAAAATATGA
- a CDS encoding zinc metallopeptidase: MYWYVDKWYFILVIPALIFMLITQIVVKSSISKYGQVRTARGITGREMAELILSANGILDVRIERLQSSDGDHYDPRSKAIRLSSDVFDKNSVTAVGIAAHEAGHAVQHNIGYFPLRIRNFVIPITQFVSWLPVPLLIISVIVSNENASMILFKTAFIILFAGLFVQLITLPVEFDASRRAMSAIRSHNVLADAEAVGARKVLTAAAMTYVAAFFVTLMNIIRLLMIFGRRSD, from the coding sequence ATGTATTGGTACGTTGACAAGTGGTATTTCATACTCGTAATACCCGCGCTGATATTCATGCTCATAACACAGATAGTCGTCAAGTCCTCTATCAGCAAATACGGGCAGGTGCGCACCGCGAGAGGAATAACCGGCAGGGAAATGGCGGAGCTGATCCTTTCCGCCAACGGCATACTCGACGTTCGCATCGAGCGTCTGCAGAGCAGCGACGGCGACCACTACGATCCGAGGTCGAAGGCGATACGCCTTTCGTCGGACGTTTTTGACAAAAACTCGGTGACCGCCGTAGGCATCGCCGCGCATGAAGCGGGGCACGCCGTTCAGCACAATATCGGGTATTTCCCGCTGCGGATACGCAACTTCGTTATCCCGATAACGCAGTTCGTTTCATGGCTTCCCGTACCGCTGCTTATAATCTCGGTTATCGTTTCCAACGAAAACGCGAGCATGATACTTTTCAAGACCGCTTTCATAATACTTTTCGCGGGTTTGTTCGTGCAGCTTATAACGCTGCCGGTGGAGTTCGACGCTTCGCGCAGGGCGATGTCCGCGATCCGTTCGCATAACGTCCTTGCGGACGCCGAAGCCGTCGGCGCGAGGAAGGTGCTCACCGCCGCCGCAATGACCTACGTCGCGGCATTCTTCGTGACGCTGATGAACATTATCCGTTTGCTGATGATATTCGGCAGGAGAAGCGACTGA
- the fmt gene encoding methionyl-tRNA formyltransferase, with translation MRIVFMGTPDFAAVTLKELVGRGFDVCAAITQPDRVNARGNKIITGAVKSYAESVGIPVYQPLSLRNGEGEEIFKKFSPDVAVVAAYGKILPASLLKLPRLGCVNVHASLLPKYRGASPIQTAIVNGEKVTGVTIMQLDEGMDTGDMLAVREVEIPPEMTAGELFDALAPVGAELLAETLIKLDAGEIIPVKQDQSKATYAPMISKEAAVIDFAKSAADVVNLVRGLDPNPVARTDIKGNRLKVYKAAVGEKTSRPAGEAYEKDGMIAVACGDGREALLTEVQGEGGKRMDSAAYLRGHPIFNKE, from the coding sequence TTGAGAATCGTTTTTATGGGAACGCCGGACTTTGCCGCCGTTACGCTGAAAGAACTCGTCGGGCGCGGGTTCGACGTCTGCGCCGCGATAACCCAGCCGGACAGAGTCAACGCCCGCGGCAACAAGATAATTACCGGCGCGGTCAAATCATATGCGGAAAGCGTCGGGATCCCGGTATACCAGCCGCTCTCGCTGCGCAACGGAGAAGGGGAGGAAATATTCAAAAAGTTCTCTCCCGACGTCGCCGTTGTCGCCGCTTACGGCAAGATCCTGCCGGCGTCGCTTCTGAAACTGCCGCGCCTCGGCTGCGTGAACGTCCACGCCTCGCTGCTCCCGAAGTACAGAGGCGCGTCGCCGATACAGACTGCGATTGTCAACGGCGAAAAAGTCACAGGGGTGACGATCATGCAGCTCGACGAAGGCATGGATACCGGCGATATGCTCGCCGTCCGCGAGGTTGAAATACCTCCCGAAATGACCGCCGGAGAGCTTTTCGACGCGCTCGCGCCGGTCGGTGCGGAGCTTCTCGCGGAAACGCTGATAAAACTCGACGCGGGTGAAATAATACCCGTTAAGCAGGACCAAAGCAAAGCCACCTACGCGCCTATGATCTCGAAAGAAGCGGCGGTCATAGACTTCGCGAAATCCGCCGCCGACGTAGTGAATCTTGTCCGCGGACTTGATCCTAATCCGGTCGCGCGGACCGATATAAAAGGAAACAGACTCAAGGTATACAAAGCCGCCGTCGGAGAAAAGACCTCGCGTCCCGCCGGCGAAGCTTACGAAAAAGACGGTATGATCGCCGTCGCTTGCGGAGACGGCAGGGAAGCGCTGCTGACCGAAGTGCAGGGCGAGGGCGGAAAGCGTATGGACTCCGCCGCATACCTTCGCGGTCACCCGATTTTCAACAAGGAGTAA
- the def gene encoding peptide deformylase — protein sequence MAVRQIIEFGDETLRKRAREVDKIDARIETLVEDMKETMALANGVGLAAPQVGVLRRVVIVDLEDIGVVELINPVITKKSGHQEDIEGCLSYPGEYGITNRPMNVTVEALNLAGEKVRYSVSGLSARAVCHEVDHLDGKLFIDCVVRMLDPDELKGDKKE from the coding sequence ATGGCTGTAAGACAAATAATAGAATTCGGGGACGAAACGCTTCGCAAGCGCGCCCGCGAGGTCGATAAGATCGACGCGCGGATAGAAACGCTGGTGGAGGATATGAAGGAAACGATGGCGCTCGCCAACGGAGTCGGCCTTGCCGCTCCGCAGGTGGGAGTGCTTCGCCGCGTCGTCATCGTCGATCTTGAGGATATCGGCGTCGTAGAGCTGATAAACCCCGTTATTACCAAAAAATCGGGGCATCAGGAGGATATCGAGGGATGCCTTTCATATCCGGGCGAGTACGGCATAACCAACAGACCCATGAACGTGACCGTCGAGGCGCTGAATCTCGCCGGCGAAAAGGTCAGATATTCGGTCAGCGGTCTTTCCGCGCGCGCGGTATGCCACGAGGTCGACCACCTCGACGGCAAGCTTTTCATAGATTGCGTCGTGCGAATGCTTGATCCGGACGAACTGAAGGGCGATAAAAAGGAGTAA
- a CDS encoding leucine-rich repeat protein, translating to MKKLTAIIISLLIVAGLLPSGVISAESGYAGYEETLLTEPGFTADCYYKIYDTNGKALTYAENDPDGTLVLEDPVEVEKRQEWQIVSDPALRNRYRIINKYCASALTIKDVYASGELSPENVDLNNAKQEWAIQYKNGYFTFVIRNAGAITYSGRRVRSTAVTSGAKQFSIARISEPGWVEDWTDEFDYFDESKWNRADGHLQTDKAVVINVGDDEHVYIEDGSLVLRADIGDYGGYAAAAGMVDTAGKYSISYGRIEMRARLPHGYGTFPALWMLANETLWAGNGEIDIMEISNEGMADADAYLFGTRHWTTPGGSHTSEGRTLYTENRVPFSEEFHTFALEWENDQMRWFLDGMLYASHNPKANDDKYAFGDDPHFLILDNWIQGEDDGTLTPGKDYPEEYFYYIDRITVSKRETSCDYLPDETTPETTYTSTAADVVARSHDWDNEMPLAVSPDGGEIAVADGKGYIYIEDAATGLQKRMLTALPMVLLSAIEYSPDGSKLAVADFVGTILIYDTSDYDAPPLRICNGTVCHSKLLFTKDGTGLITADMPARAAHNGAGNQFDGSIVKLGCMRVFDIATGALRYETEIGGEGRGMTLSPDGGLLAVALLDGRCVLLETETFTVLAHLECGAAQARGVAFSSDSSMLAVTDERGGIYLFSVADQTLIRKLNTLKNTSMTSVRFSADDRKLLVNSSDNCARLYDVESGELLKILGGFSQAAHIAEFSPDGSRIAVASLDGRVKIYDADGGYRRTLVTSMTEHNGHVFSMKFSPSGEYVYATTYTFPKALHRWSVDGESGPASAAYDCDFFYKITDGEATVTGYRGNDRNIVVPETLGGCPVTVIGAAAFGGMGNYAKNVSITLPSTLKRIETEAFRNCWTLRELILPEGLEYIAKESIHGCKQLTELVIPDSVTFIGEDAFDWCHGLRKLVIGSGMKTVPSGICGNVRALKEVILREGVERVESDAFGTAPLEKLRFPSTMSDCADDAFASRNVKVYGTRGSYAETFCAGNTACVFVELIRGDIDGDGRISVTDALQVLRISLGMTKTDIDTVERMDMDADAALTVSDVLLIMRAAARIQ from the coding sequence ATGAAAAAACTGACGGCAATTATAATATCGCTGCTTATCGTCGCGGGGCTTCTTCCGTCCGGCGTGATTTCCGCGGAGTCGGGATACGCCGGCTATGAAGAAACGCTCCTTACGGAGCCGGGCTTCACGGCGGACTGCTATTACAAAATCTACGACACTAACGGTAAGGCGTTGACCTACGCGGAGAACGACCCGGACGGAACGCTCGTCCTCGAAGATCCGGTCGAAGTCGAAAAGCGTCAGGAATGGCAGATCGTCAGCGATCCGGCCCTTCGCAACCGTTACAGGATAATAAACAAATACTGCGCCTCCGCGCTTACGATAAAGGACGTCTACGCGTCCGGCGAGCTTTCGCCTGAAAACGTCGACCTTAATAACGCAAAGCAGGAATGGGCGATCCAGTATAAAAACGGATACTTCACCTTCGTGATCAGAAACGCCGGAGCGATAACCTATTCCGGCCGGCGCGTGCGCTCGACCGCCGTCACGTCGGGAGCGAAGCAGTTCTCGATAGCGCGCATAAGCGAGCCCGGCTGGGTCGAGGATTGGACCGATGAATTTGATTACTTCGACGAGTCGAAGTGGAACCGCGCAGACGGACATTTGCAGACGGACAAAGCCGTCGTGATAAATGTCGGCGACGACGAACACGTCTATATCGAAGACGGCAGTCTCGTGCTCCGCGCGGATATCGGAGACTACGGCGGATACGCCGCGGCAGCCGGTATGGTCGATACGGCCGGCAAATACTCGATCTCATACGGCAGAATCGAAATGCGCGCCCGTCTGCCTCACGGCTACGGCACCTTTCCGGCGCTCTGGATGCTCGCGAACGAAACGCTCTGGGCGGGCAACGGCGAAATCGATATTATGGAGATAAGCAACGAGGGCATGGCCGACGCTGACGCTTATCTTTTCGGCACGCGCCACTGGACGACTCCGGGCGGCAGCCACACCTCCGAGGGCAGAACGCTTTATACCGAAAACCGCGTCCCGTTCAGCGAAGAGTTCCACACCTTCGCGCTGGAATGGGAGAACGACCAGATGCGCTGGTTCCTCGACGGGATGCTCTACGCGTCGCACAATCCGAAGGCGAACGACGACAAATACGCCTTCGGCGACGATCCGCATTTTCTGATCCTCGATAACTGGATCCAGGGCGAGGACGACGGAACGCTCACACCCGGCAAGGATTATCCGGAAGAGTATTTTTACTACATCGACAGAATAACCGTCAGCAAGCGCGAAACGAGCTGCGATTACCTGCCGGACGAAACGACGCCGGAAACGACTTACACATCCACCGCCGCCGACGTCGTCGCGCGTTCGCACGACTGGGATAACGAGATGCCGCTTGCGGTCTCGCCGGACGGCGGCGAGATCGCCGTTGCCGACGGAAAAGGATATATCTATATCGAAGACGCCGCCACGGGTCTTCAGAAGCGTATGCTGACCGCGCTCCCGATGGTACTCCTTTCGGCGATCGAGTATTCGCCGGACGGATCGAAGCTCGCCGTCGCGGATTTCGTCGGCACGATACTGATCTACGATACGTCGGATTACGACGCGCCCCCGCTTCGCATCTGCAACGGCACCGTCTGCCATAGTAAGCTGCTGTTTACGAAGGACGGCACGGGGCTGATAACCGCGGATATGCCTGCGAGAGCGGCTCATAACGGCGCCGGCAACCAGTTTGACGGAAGCATCGTGAAACTCGGCTGTATGCGCGTGTTCGACATCGCCACCGGCGCGTTGAGATACGAGACCGAAATAGGCGGAGAGGGCAGGGGAATGACGCTTTCGCCGGACGGCGGTCTGCTCGCCGTAGCGCTGCTCGACGGCAGATGCGTCCTGCTCGAAACAGAAACCTTCACCGTGCTCGCTCACCTCGAATGCGGCGCGGCGCAGGCGCGCGGAGTCGCCTTCTCGTCGGATTCCTCTATGCTGGCCGTGACGGACGAGCGCGGAGGGATATACCTTTTCAGCGTCGCGGATCAAACCCTTATCCGCAAACTGAACACGCTGAAAAACACAAGCATGACCTCCGTGCGCTTCTCCGCGGACGACAGAAAACTGCTCGTCAACTCCTCCGATAACTGCGCCCGACTTTACGACGTTGAAAGCGGAGAACTGCTGAAAATACTCGGCGGCTTTTCGCAGGCGGCGCATATAGCGGAGTTCTCTCCGGACGGAAGCCGCATCGCCGTCGCGAGTCTCGACGGCAGGGTGAAGATCTACGACGCCGACGGCGGCTACCGCCGCACGCTCGTCACGTCGATGACGGAGCATAACGGACACGTCTTTTCGATGAAGTTCTCGCCGTCCGGCGAATACGTTTACGCCACGACATACACATTCCCGAAGGCGCTCCACCGATGGAGCGTTGACGGCGAATCCGGACCCGCTTCCGCCGCCTACGACTGCGACTTTTTCTATAAGATAACCGACGGCGAAGCGACCGTTACCGGCTACCGCGGCAACGACAGAAACATCGTCGTTCCGGAAACGCTCGGCGGCTGCCCCGTCACGGTGATAGGCGCCGCGGCGTTCGGCGGCATGGGCAACTACGCGAAAAACGTGAGCATAACGCTCCCGTCGACATTGAAGCGCATCGAAACGGAGGCGTTCCGCAACTGCTGGACGCTCCGCGAGCTTATCCTGCCCGAAGGACTTGAATATATCGCCAAAGAGTCGATTCACGGCTGCAAGCAGCTTACGGAGCTTGTCATTCCTGATTCCGTGACCTTTATCGGCGAAGACGCCTTCGACTGGTGCCACGGATTGCGTAAACTCGTTATCGGCAGCGGTATGAAGACCGTTCCGTCCGGCATCTGCGGAAACGTCCGCGCGCTGAAAGAGGTTATCCTGCGCGAAGGCGTCGAACGCGTCGAATCGGATGCGTTCGGGACCGCTCCGCTGGAAAAACTGCGCTTCCCGTCGACGATGTCGGACTGCGCGGACGACGCGTTCGCGAGCCGTAACGTCAAGGTCTACGGCACGCGCGGGAGCTACGCGGAGACCTTCTGCGCGGGGAACACCGCGTGCGTTTTCGTGGAACTGATCCGCGGCGATATCGACGGCGACGGACGGATAAGCGTTACCGACGCGCTCCAAGTGCTCCGTATTTCGCTCGGCATGACGAAGACGGATATCGACACCGTCGAAAGAATGGATATGGACGCCGACGCCGCTCTGACGGTTTCGGACGTATTGTTGATAATGCGCGCTGCGGCGCGGATACAGTAA